In Phaeobacter inhibens DSM 16374, the following proteins share a genomic window:
- a CDS encoding ABC transporter permease — protein MTDTGLESGPNANSTTVADFVERNTDYYSAAFKKIQDTTGFAWSWNTMASVFGPLWGAARGVWGFFWIFLVLELFALVQIGRGLWGELGADQLAKLERALGNIAKREAQAAELLAAGDAAGADAKLKIAENLKKVAARAQEQADLAAAEATTILLIGLAILALVKLLEGLYANVAYEAHYLKWRADQDSQQVGIRTSSTVFGAIMMLAIMPLTLLRFTVRAPDEILANLTGGLIGETIPVTEFPIQREYFSALSRRGDAAFDWAAANFSNTFDGITAAIRWCLDGLEILLLQTPWPVVMLVIVVMAYRLAGPRIAIFTAASLAYLAFMGLWELSMITVALIGAGAMLCILIGVPFGIWFGKSKRAYAVAEPVLDFMQTMPAFVYLIPIIAFFGTGKPPGVMATLIFAMPPVIRLTALGMRGVPDATKEAAIAFGCSRRQLLFNVELPLALPSIMTGINQTILMSLSMVVIASLIGADGLGALILESLQYAAKGQGLLGGLAILLCAMVIDRIAQGSYRRKIGKS, from the coding sequence ATGACCGATACAGGATTGGAAAGTGGTCCCAATGCCAACAGCACAACGGTCGCCGATTTTGTCGAGCGGAACACCGATTACTACAGTGCGGCCTTTAAAAAAATTCAAGATACGACTGGCTTTGCATGGTCATGGAATACAATGGCGTCGGTGTTCGGGCCGCTTTGGGGGGCAGCGCGCGGGGTTTGGGGATTTTTCTGGATCTTTCTTGTCTTGGAGCTGTTTGCGCTGGTTCAGATAGGGCGCGGGCTCTGGGGGGAACTTGGTGCCGACCAACTCGCCAAACTGGAGCGTGCTTTAGGGAATATCGCAAAACGTGAGGCCCAGGCCGCTGAGTTGCTTGCTGCTGGAGATGCCGCGGGGGCTGATGCGAAACTGAAGATCGCAGAAAACCTGAAGAAAGTTGCCGCCCGGGCGCAGGAACAGGCTGATTTGGCCGCAGCGGAGGCAACCACTATTCTATTGATTGGCTTGGCGATCCTGGCCTTGGTGAAGCTGCTCGAAGGGCTTTACGCCAATGTCGCTTATGAGGCGCATTACCTGAAGTGGCGGGCGGATCAGGATAGTCAACAGGTTGGTATCAGAACGTCCAGTACGGTCTTCGGTGCGATAATGATGCTGGCAATCATGCCACTTACTCTATTGCGGTTCACGGTACGGGCACCGGATGAGATCTTGGCCAACCTCACCGGTGGACTTATCGGTGAGACTATTCCGGTAACTGAATTCCCCATCCAGCGCGAGTATTTCTCAGCATTATCTCGGAGAGGTGATGCTGCATTCGATTGGGCTGCGGCGAATTTTTCGAATACGTTTGATGGTATTACAGCGGCCATCCGTTGGTGTCTGGATGGGTTGGAAATCCTGCTGTTACAGACACCATGGCCCGTCGTTATGTTGGTGATTGTTGTCATGGCCTACCGTCTGGCAGGTCCACGTATCGCGATCTTTACAGCAGCGTCATTGGCCTATCTTGCGTTTATGGGCCTGTGGGAATTGTCGATGATCACGGTTGCGCTGATTGGAGCTGGGGCGATGTTGTGCATCCTCATAGGGGTGCCATTTGGTATTTGGTTCGGCAAATCAAAGCGCGCTTACGCCGTTGCCGAGCCGGTTTTAGATTTTATGCAGACAATGCCGGCATTCGTTTATCTGATCCCGATCATTGCGTTTTTTGGCACTGGCAAGCCGCCAGGTGTAATGGCTACGCTGATCTTCGCTATGCCTCCGGTGATCCGGTTGACGGCACTAGGCATGCGCGGCGTACCCGACGCGACGAAGGAAGCCGCAATCGCTTTCGGATGTTCCCGTCGTCAGTTGCTGTTCAACGTTGAGTTGCCGCTTGCACTTCCGTCCATCATGACCGGGATTAATCAGACCATTTTGATGTCTCTGTCGATGGTGGTGATCGCGTCGCTTATCGGTGCTGATGGTTTGGGGGCACTTATCCTTGAGTCGCTGCAGTACGCGGCGAAGGGACAGGGCCTTCTGGGCGGGTTAGCGATCTTGCTCTGTGCGATGGTGATCGATCGGATTGCGCAGGGCAGTTACCGTAGAAAAATCGGTAAAAGCTGA
- a CDS encoding arginase family protein, with amino-acid sequence MSDPHLNAMMENLYWWGIPTLFRCPNLPVDGQDIALVGVPHSAGNGTTERDQHLGPRALRNVSSVQRRMHSGFQLDPWNAAKIVDLGDVPFPKANDNEDCIEQITNFYQQIDKAGARPVSVGGDHSITGGIVQALGCGSITKGEPICFLHLDAHTDVFTKVDHFLGAKKSAAHWGAYLADQGKVDPAHSMQIGIRGHARTLDWLQPSYEYGYNVVTMKDYRRRGLADVVAQVTEVLAGRPVYITFDLDCLDPTIAPGVSNIEAGEKGFDIDDAVGLLHAVRGMNIVGGDVVCMMPTKDSPNQITALTAGAIMFEIISMIAENHLSQREA; translated from the coding sequence ATGTCGGATCCGCATCTGAATGCGATGATGGAAAACCTCTATTGGTGGGGTATTCCGACCTTATTCCGTTGCCCAAACCTGCCAGTGGATGGTCAGGATATTGCGCTGGTTGGCGTCCCTCACTCGGCAGGCAACGGAACTACGGAGCGTGATCAGCATCTCGGCCCGCGTGCCCTTCGCAACGTGTCATCGGTGCAGCGGCGCATGCACAGTGGCTTTCAGCTGGATCCCTGGAATGCTGCCAAGATTGTTGACTTGGGCGATGTACCATTTCCGAAGGCCAACGATAACGAAGACTGTATTGAGCAGATCACCAATTTCTATCAGCAGATCGACAAGGCAGGTGCGCGGCCTGTCTCTGTTGGCGGGGATCATTCGATCACCGGAGGGATCGTTCAGGCGCTTGGGTGCGGGTCGATCACAAAAGGTGAGCCGATTTGCTTTCTGCATCTTGATGCCCATACCGATGTCTTCACCAAAGTGGACCACTTTCTGGGAGCGAAGAAGTCTGCAGCGCATTGGGGTGCTTATCTGGCGGATCAGGGCAAGGTTGATCCAGCCCATTCCATGCAGATCGGTATAAGAGGCCACGCCCGGACGCTCGACTGGCTGCAGCCATCCTACGAATACGGCTACAATGTTGTGACGATGAAAGATTACAGAAGGCGAGGTCTGGCTGACGTCGTGGCGCAGGTTACCGAGGTACTGGCTGGTCGTCCCGTTTATATCACATTCGATTTGGACTGTCTGGATCCGACGATTGCACCGGGGGTATCCAATATCGAGGCTGGTGAAAAGGGTTTCGACATTGATGACGCCGTGGGTTTGCTGCATGCGGTGCGCGGCATGAATATTGTCGGCGGGGATGTCGTCTGCATGATGCCAACCAAAGATAGTCCCAATCAGATAACAGCGCTGACTGCGGGCGCCATCATGTTCGAAATCATCTCGATGATAGCTGAAAATCATTTATCCCAAAGAGAGGCTTAG
- the speB gene encoding agmatinase, producing MASLPTDFFHPVSGMEMPRFAGLPTFMRLPHVTVSDPIIDQVQLGLVGVPWDAGTTNRPGPRHGPRQLRDLSTMIRAGNPVTGINPFSMINCADLGDVAPNPVDLIDCMERISAFYADLKSRDIFALTVGGDHLVSLPVLRGLASGAPVGLIQFDSHTDLFDSYFGGNKYTHGTPFRRAIEEGLVDPKRMVQIGIRGTAYNTEDVEWGQAQGVRIIRIEEFFDRGVSDVMREVREIVGDQPTYCTYDIDFVDPAFAPGTGTPEVGGPNSFQALQVVRELAGVQLVGADLVEVSPPFDTNGNTAWLGASILFEMLCVSAGAISRR from the coding sequence ATGGCGTCCTTGCCTACAGACTTCTTTCATCCAGTATCCGGGATGGAAATGCCCCGGTTTGCCGGTTTGCCAACCTTTATGCGGCTACCACATGTAACAGTGTCTGATCCGATCATTGATCAGGTGCAGCTGGGCTTGGTTGGCGTGCCTTGGGATGCCGGAACAACCAATCGTCCGGGTCCGCGCCATGGTCCGCGACAGCTGCGCGACCTTTCGACCATGATCCGGGCCGGGAACCCGGTGACAGGCATCAATCCTTTTTCGATGATCAATTGCGCAGACCTTGGCGATGTCGCGCCCAACCCGGTTGATCTCATCGACTGTATGGAGCGGATCAGCGCTTTCTATGCGGATCTGAAATCTCGCGACATCTTTGCGTTGACTGTCGGCGGGGATCACCTCGTTTCATTACCTGTCTTACGAGGACTGGCCAGCGGCGCGCCAGTGGGGCTCATTCAGTTTGATAGTCATACTGATCTCTTTGACAGCTATTTTGGTGGAAACAAATATACTCACGGCACTCCTTTTCGTCGTGCAATCGAAGAAGGATTGGTCGATCCGAAGCGGATGGTGCAGATCGGCATTCGGGGCACCGCTTACAACACCGAAGATGTCGAATGGGGGCAGGCACAGGGCGTGAGAATTATTCGAATTGAGGAGTTTTTTGATCGCGGTGTCTCGGACGTCATGCGTGAAGTACGAGAGATTGTCGGTGATCAGCCAACCTACTGTACATACGATATCGATTTTGTTGATCCGGCTTTCGCGCCTGGCACGGGAACACCTGAGGTTGGGGGGCCGAACAGTTTTCAGGCCCTGCAGGTGGTACGTGAACTTGCAGGCGTCCAGCTTGTGGGAGCCGATCTGGTTGAGGTGTCCCCTCCGTTTGACACAAACGGAAACACCGCGTGGCTTGGGGCGTCGATCCTATTCGAGATGCTCTGTGTCAGTGCCGGTGCGATTTCGCGACGATGA
- a CDS encoding error-prone DNA polymerase, with amino-acid sequence MIEVNRIHRPVEAFQRDMLAQRINAPDYAELCVTTNFTFLTGASHPEELIVRAAELGLSALAITDHNSLAGVVRAWSALKELKRDPQDALKIRSQHQVDSSSRQEIGHTSALPKPTTPVFPKLIVGCRLILQNCAVDWIALPCDRSAYKRLARLLTLGKRRAEKGQCVLYAEDMIGACKGMILIALPKETLSNVVSDIQKIGRQFPNHVFLGAAPRYDGSDQAYLVACAKLAQTTCAPMVAVGDVLMHRANRRQLADVLTCMRENINIDDIGTRALPNAERRLKSGADMLRIFRDHPGALRRTAEIANRCNFDLSELSYEYPHEETEGETPQDRLERLAREGLKRRYPDGPPDRAIKLMEKELSAVKDLEFPAYFLTVHDIVQFARSKGILCQGRGSAANSILCYLLGITDVSPDMIAMVFERFVSKHRGEPPDIDVDFEHERREEVIQWIYQKYGRHRAGLCATVIHFRTRAAIREVGKVMGLSQDVTAGLSGQIWGMSNGSVDLERIRELGLNLEDRRLMQTIRLIGEIIGFPRHLSQHVGGFVITSGRLDELAPIENAAMENRTVICWDKDDIDALRILKVDILALGMLTCIRKAFALMQQHENITHSIATIPQKDEATYDMLCAADAVGVFQVESRAQMNFLPRMRPREFYDLVIEVAIVRPGPIQGDMVRPYIRRRNGLEKPDPFGPQLEQVTRRTKGVPLFQEQALQIAVVGAGFSAEEADHLRRSLASFRRMGTISKYRDKFIAGMLKNKYSREIAERCFGQIEGFADYGFPESHAAAFAMLAYVSAWLKCHHPAIFACALLNSQPMGFYAPAQIVRDVRDHGIEVRPICVNQSQWDNSLERRPDGTLALRLGFRQIKGFKEDDAGWIIAARGNGYIDPEHLWLRAGLAPAALERLAEADAFSSMGISRRDALWQVKSITTPAPLPLFNDQLDGEAINEPNVMLPRMHLGEEVVEDYVSMRLSLRAHPMELLRPTLPGLTCNDQLIKAPLQRVSVGGLVITRQRPGTASGVIFLTLEDETGVCNVVVWKKIYERFRRIVMGGRLLCVTGYLQREGTIVHVIAQHIEDESARLSELGHPLDGAIQSEGPRADDTPKRTRYPARAMHPRDQAKRLFPSRDFH; translated from the coding sequence ATGATTGAAGTGAATAGAATTCACCGTCCTGTCGAAGCATTCCAGCGCGATATGCTGGCCCAACGCATTAATGCGCCGGATTATGCGGAGCTTTGTGTCACCACGAATTTTACCTTTTTAACCGGAGCCTCTCACCCCGAAGAACTTATTGTACGGGCGGCAGAGTTGGGCCTCTCGGCACTTGCGATCACAGACCACAACTCACTTGCGGGGGTTGTTCGTGCCTGGAGTGCGTTAAAAGAACTGAAGCGCGATCCTCAGGATGCACTGAAGATCCGATCACAGCACCAAGTCGACTCGTCGTCCCGGCAAGAGATCGGGCATACATCCGCTCTTCCCAAACCCACGACACCCGTCTTCCCAAAGCTCATCGTTGGGTGCCGGCTGATATTACAGAACTGTGCTGTGGATTGGATCGCCCTACCCTGTGATCGTTCCGCCTACAAAAGACTGGCACGTCTGCTGACCTTAGGAAAACGGCGCGCCGAAAAAGGTCAATGTGTTCTTTATGCTGAGGACATGATTGGCGCCTGCAAAGGTATGATTTTGATTGCCTTACCCAAAGAGACGTTGAGCAACGTTGTTTCGGATATTCAGAAGATAGGAAGACAATTTCCGAACCATGTATTCCTAGGTGCGGCTCCTCGCTATGACGGCAGCGATCAGGCTTATCTGGTGGCTTGTGCAAAATTGGCACAGACAACATGTGCTCCAATGGTTGCAGTCGGCGATGTCTTGATGCACCGGGCCAACCGCAGGCAGCTCGCAGATGTGCTGACCTGCATGCGTGAAAATATCAACATTGACGATATCGGGACTCGGGCTTTGCCCAATGCGGAGCGTCGCCTGAAAAGCGGTGCAGATATGCTGCGTATTTTTCGCGATCATCCTGGAGCGCTACGCCGCACTGCGGAGATTGCCAATAGATGTAATTTTGATCTGAGCGAGCTGTCCTATGAATACCCTCATGAGGAAACCGAAGGGGAAACACCACAGGACCGTTTGGAGCGCCTCGCACGAGAAGGATTAAAAAGGCGCTACCCGGATGGCCCACCGGATCGAGCAATAAAGCTGATGGAAAAGGAACTGTCAGCAGTCAAAGATCTTGAATTTCCGGCCTATTTTTTGACCGTTCATGACATCGTACAATTCGCAAGATCCAAAGGCATACTTTGTCAAGGGCGCGGATCTGCGGCCAATTCCATTCTTTGCTATCTCTTAGGTATTACAGACGTCAGCCCCGATATGATTGCCATGGTTTTTGAGCGCTTTGTCTCAAAACACCGGGGAGAACCACCAGACATTGATGTGGATTTTGAGCATGAGCGGCGCGAAGAGGTCATCCAGTGGATTTATCAGAAATATGGCCGCCATCGTGCGGGCCTCTGCGCGACAGTTATTCACTTTCGCACGCGAGCTGCTATTCGCGAAGTGGGGAAGGTTATGGGGCTTAGCCAAGATGTAACGGCAGGTCTGTCGGGACAGATTTGGGGCATGAGCAATGGCAGTGTCGATCTGGAGCGTATCCGAGAATTGGGGCTCAATCTTGAAGACCGCCGCCTGATGCAGACAATTCGCCTGATCGGCGAAATCATCGGCTTCCCGCGCCATCTTTCCCAGCACGTGGGTGGTTTTGTCATAACCAGCGGACGACTGGATGAACTGGCCCCGATTGAGAATGCCGCAATGGAAAATCGCACCGTCATCTGTTGGGACAAAGACGATATTGATGCCCTGCGCATTCTCAAGGTGGATATCCTCGCATTGGGCATGCTCACCTGTATTCGCAAGGCATTTGCCTTGATGCAGCAGCATGAGAACATCACTCACAGCATCGCGACCATCCCACAGAAAGATGAAGCAACATATGACATGCTCTGTGCGGCGGATGCGGTGGGGGTATTTCAGGTTGAAAGCCGGGCACAGATGAACTTTTTGCCCCGGATGCGTCCGCGCGAATTCTACGATCTGGTTATTGAGGTCGCCATCGTCCGCCCCGGCCCCATTCAGGGTGATATGGTCAGGCCCTATATCCGAAGGCGGAACGGTTTGGAAAAACCAGATCCCTTCGGGCCTCAACTGGAACAGGTTACCAGACGCACCAAGGGGGTGCCCCTGTTTCAAGAGCAAGCCTTGCAAATTGCGGTTGTTGGCGCGGGGTTTTCCGCGGAAGAGGCCGACCACCTGCGCAGATCTCTCGCCTCGTTTCGACGTATGGGAACGATCAGCAAATATCGCGACAAATTCATCGCAGGCATGCTCAAAAACAAATACAGCAGAGAAATCGCAGAACGATGTTTTGGTCAAATCGAGGGGTTTGCCGATTACGGTTTTCCGGAAAGCCATGCGGCAGCCTTCGCCATGCTGGCCTATGTCTCAGCTTGGTTGAAATGTCATCATCCGGCCATTTTTGCCTGTGCTCTGCTCAACTCTCAGCCCATGGGATTCTATGCACCGGCACAGATTGTCCGTGATGTGCGCGATCATGGCATCGAGGTGCGCCCAATCTGTGTAAACCAGTCCCAATGGGACAACTCACTCGAGCGCCGCCCGGATGGTACCTTGGCTCTACGTCTCGGATTTCGCCAGATCAAAGGTTTCAAGGAAGATGACGCAGGCTGGATCATTGCAGCGCGCGGGAATGGCTATATCGACCCCGAACATCTCTGGCTACGTGCAGGCCTGGCACCTGCAGCACTGGAACGTTTGGCAGAAGCCGACGCCTTTTCGTCGATGGGCATCTCGCGGCGGGACGCACTTTGGCAAGTGAAGTCCATCACGACACCAGCGCCGTTACCCCTGTTCAACGATCAGTTGGACGGCGAGGCCATTAACGAACCGAATGTCATGCTACCAAGAATGCACCTAGGGGAAGAAGTCGTCGAAGATTATGTGTCCATGCGCCTGAGTTTACGGGCACATCCGATGGAGCTGCTACGCCCAACCCTTCCAGGTCTGACCTGCAACGACCAACTGATAAAGGCTCCCCTGCAACGTGTCTCGGTAGGCGGTCTTGTCATTACCAGGCAACGACCCGGAACTGCTTCTGGCGTGATATTTCTGACCCTTGAAGACGAAACAGGCGTTTGCAATGTCGTGGTCTGGAAAAAAATTTACGAGCGTTTTCGACGCATTGTCATGGGTGGACGCCTGTTATGCGTGACGGGTTACCTTCAGCGAGAGGGCACCATCGTCCATGTTATCGCTCAACATATCGAGGATGAATCTGCCAGATTATCGGAGCTAGGCCACCCGCTGGACGGTGCGATCCAATCCGAGGGTCCCCGCGCCGACGACACGCCTAAACGGACCAGATATCCTGCCCGTGCGATGCATCCGAGAGATCAGGCCAAGCGGCTCTTCCCCAGTCGGGATTTTCATTAG
- a CDS encoding Y-family DNA polymerase, with amino-acid sequence MFDGIARRVVSIWFHRFASDRFLRQYPLSGPFALTIKHSNTNRLYCLNAEATRQGLHQGMAHSDARAFCPDLQTAAADIYRDQQFLLILRRWATRYCPWVGLEGRDGLVLDISGSSHLFGGETGMLNAIRNGLMRVGLSAQIGLADTRGAAWALAHYGEGQAATGDMLPALQHLPVAALRLDEKTTTALIRLGLRKIGDLATTPRAPLARRFGANVLMRLDQALGHQAEEITPLTAPPHYGVRMTLPEPIGLISDVMAGTERLLTQLCAKLKTHEMGARVFVITLRRVDLDQQEVELRLARALRDPQRILPLFEKELAEIDAGFGIEQLRLEATQTEALPTQQMSHVATDGDDRLEDLITRIGTRIGLENIQRFLPADSHIPERSFIVAPAAYSATASGWTCKTPRPLCLFPPEPIPGSGPYPPNHFRWRRVSLTTGHTIGPERITPEWWLEDDNWRSGMRDYWRVETTQGRRLWLFYTPQNPGWFVQGEFA; translated from the coding sequence ATGTTCGATGGAATCGCGCGTCGCGTCGTATCGATATGGTTTCACCGGTTCGCGAGTGACCGGTTTCTTCGGCAGTACCCACTGTCCGGTCCTTTTGCGCTTACGATCAAACACAGCAATACAAATCGCCTCTATTGCCTCAATGCAGAAGCCACGCGACAAGGTTTGCATCAGGGCATGGCACACTCAGACGCACGTGCCTTTTGTCCGGACCTTCAAACAGCGGCAGCGGACATTTACCGGGACCAACAGTTTTTGCTGATCCTGCGCCGCTGGGCCACCCGCTATTGCCCGTGGGTGGGCCTAGAGGGTCGGGATGGTTTGGTGCTTGATATCAGTGGTTCTTCCCACCTTTTCGGAGGGGAGACCGGTATGTTGAATGCTATACGCAACGGTTTGATGCGGGTCGGCCTATCGGCGCAAATTGGCCTGGCTGATACGCGCGGGGCGGCTTGGGCCCTGGCGCATTACGGCGAGGGACAGGCTGCGACCGGAGACATGTTACCCGCTCTTCAGCACCTGCCTGTTGCAGCCCTTCGTCTTGATGAAAAAACAACGACCGCACTCATCAGATTGGGCCTGCGTAAGATTGGAGATCTCGCGACAACGCCTCGTGCCCCACTAGCCCGCCGTTTTGGAGCCAATGTGTTGATGAGGCTTGATCAGGCTTTGGGTCACCAAGCTGAAGAAATCACTCCATTGACAGCTCCGCCTCACTACGGGGTCCGTATGACATTACCAGAGCCAATCGGCCTGATCAGTGATGTCATGGCTGGTACGGAAAGGTTGCTGACACAGCTCTGTGCCAAATTGAAAACCCATGAAATGGGTGCGCGCGTCTTTGTCATTACACTGCGGCGCGTAGATCTGGATCAGCAAGAGGTGGAATTACGTCTGGCCCGCGCCTTGCGTGATCCCCAGAGGATTCTCCCCCTGTTCGAAAAGGAGTTAGCTGAAATTGATGCGGGCTTTGGCATTGAGCAACTCCGCCTCGAAGCAACCCAGACGGAAGCGTTGCCGACACAACAAATGTCTCATGTCGCAACTGACGGCGACGACCGGTTAGAGGATCTGATCACGCGGATCGGAACACGGATCGGACTTGAAAACATTCAGCGCTTTCTACCCGCTGACAGCCATATTCCGGAGCGTAGCTTCATCGTTGCACCTGCGGCCTATTCAGCGACAGCCAGTGGTTGGACTTGTAAGACCCCACGCCCGCTCTGCCTGTTTCCACCTGAACCGATTCCGGGCAGTGGCCCCTACCCCCCAAACCATTTCCGTTGGCGCCGGGTTTCATTGACCACAGGCCACACGATCGGCCCTGAACGCATCACTCCGGAATGGTGGCTGGAAGACGACAACTGGCGATCCGGCATGCGCGATTATTGGCGAGTGGAGACGACGCAGGGGAGACGTCTCTGGCTATTTTATACACCTCAGAACCCTGGCTGGTTCGTTCAGGGAGAATTCGCATGA
- a CDS encoding ImuA family protein → MTSLDLPYFPLKRGRVHEVCGPGSFGFLAVLMTQVHGPSLWIRERHRLEHINPLGLGEFTDPSQLLVVNVKHQTDGLASAEDALQERAVALVVIDISKPLSLTAGRRLQLAAKAGNTTGLCLIPEGMGSNAAETRWRCDPIFQAQDSTHFHWRLIKNKSGTNGSWHVRWNRASRRIDMVSPVRE, encoded by the coding sequence ATGACCTCTTTGGATCTCCCCTATTTCCCTCTTAAGCGCGGTCGCGTTCATGAGGTGTGCGGTCCGGGCAGCTTTGGATTTCTTGCTGTTTTGATGACACAGGTTCACGGTCCGTCATTGTGGATACGTGAGCGCCATCGCCTGGAACATATTAATCCGCTGGGTTTGGGGGAGTTTACGGACCCCTCTCAGCTGTTGGTCGTAAACGTAAAGCATCAGACCGACGGACTCGCCAGCGCAGAAGACGCACTGCAGGAACGTGCTGTCGCTCTGGTCGTGATCGACATCAGCAAACCACTCAGCCTGACGGCCGGGCGGCGGCTCCAGCTTGCGGCGAAGGCCGGAAACACCACTGGGCTTTGCCTTATTCCCGAAGGCATGGGAAGCAATGCTGCCGAAACACGCTGGCGCTGCGATCCGATATTTCAGGCACAAGACTCGACTCATTTTCACTGGAGACTTATTAAGAACAAATCAGGAACAAATGGATCTTGGCATGTTCGATGGAATCGCGCGTCGCGTCGTATCGATATGGTTTCACCGGTTCGCGAGTGA
- a CDS encoding cryptochrome/photolyase family protein yields the protein MSNQTTPQDSREPGRIILILGDQLSHDLPSLQVGDPQKDRLLMAEVAEEASYVPHHKKKLAFVLSAMRHFADELTAAGWDLKYVHLDDPDNSGSLTGELDRALEQFTVTEVLVTEPGEYRLKEALNRWSGPARLTMLDDSRFLASHDMFRSWAEGRKQLRMEYFYRDMRRKTGLLMQGDSPEGGKWNYDTENRKPAQNDMFMPKPMRCDPDRITQDVLELVEQRFPRNFGRLTPFWFAVTRAAALKALDHFIDVALPLFGDYQDAMLDGEPFLYHSLLSQYINIGLLNPLEVCRSAERAYYEGHAPLNAVEGFIRQIIGWREYMRGIYWLKMPGYTRENALGARRDLPDFYWSGETGMACMAAAITQTRDEAYAHHIQRLMVTGNFAMLAGINPHQVHEWYLAVYADAYEWVEAPNVIGMSQFADGGLLGSKPYAASGNYINKMSNYCRNCAYDVKQKTGPKACPFNPLYWDFLIRNREKLSKNPRLMQPYRTWDRMSADKQQEYLISAEKVLDSL from the coding sequence ATGAGCAACCAAACGACACCTCAAGACAGCCGTGAACCAGGCCGGATCATTCTGATCTTGGGTGATCAGCTGTCACATGATCTCCCTTCACTCCAGGTCGGTGATCCTCAAAAAGACCGTCTGTTGATGGCCGAGGTCGCAGAGGAGGCAAGCTATGTCCCTCATCACAAGAAAAAGCTCGCTTTTGTTTTGTCTGCCATGCGGCACTTTGCGGATGAGCTTACCGCTGCGGGCTGGGATCTGAAGTACGTCCATCTGGATGATCCAGACAATTCCGGCAGCCTTACAGGAGAATTGGACCGGGCTTTGGAGCAGTTCACCGTGACCGAAGTGCTTGTGACCGAACCCGGAGAATATCGCCTCAAAGAGGCACTGAACAGATGGTCTGGACCGGCCAGGCTGACCATGTTGGATGATAGCCGATTTCTGGCCAGCCACGACATGTTTCGCAGTTGGGCGGAGGGGCGCAAGCAGCTGCGCATGGAATATTTCTATCGCGACATGCGGCGCAAAACCGGCCTGTTGATGCAAGGTGATTCCCCTGAGGGCGGTAAGTGGAACTATGACACAGAGAACCGCAAACCGGCGCAGAACGACATGTTCATGCCCAAGCCAATGCGCTGCGATCCGGATCGTATCACGCAAGACGTATTGGAATTGGTGGAGCAGAGGTTTCCCAGAAATTTCGGGCGACTGACTCCGTTTTGGTTCGCGGTCACCCGGGCAGCAGCTCTCAAGGCACTTGATCATTTTATCGACGTGGCGCTACCGCTGTTTGGTGATTATCAGGATGCGATGCTGGACGGAGAGCCGTTTCTCTATCACTCCCTATTATCTCAATACATCAATATCGGCCTGCTCAATCCGCTTGAGGTCTGCCGCAGCGCCGAACGCGCCTATTATGAGGGCCATGCACCACTCAACGCGGTTGAAGGCTTCATTCGACAGATTATCGGCTGGCGCGAGTACATGCGCGGAATCTACTGGCTAAAGATGCCTGGATACACCCGCGAAAATGCCCTCGGCGCAAGGCGGGATCTGCCGGACTTTTATTGGAGCGGAGAGACCGGCATGGCCTGCATGGCCGCCGCCATCACTCAGACCCGGGACGAAGCCTATGCCCATCATATTCAGCGTCTAATGGTCACCGGAAATTTCGCAATGTTGGCAGGGATCAACCCGCATCAAGTTCATGAATGGTATCTGGCCGTCTATGCCGATGCCTATGAATGGGTCGAAGCCCCAAATGTCATCGGTATGAGCCAATTTGCCGATGGTGGCCTTCTAGGCTCCAAACCCTATGCCGCCAGTGGCAACTACATAAACAAGATGTCGAACTACTGCAGGAATTGTGCCTACGATGTGAAACAGAAAACCGGCCCAAAGGCCTGCCCATTCAACCCCCTTTACTGGGATTTCCTGATCCGCAACCGTGAGAAGCTGTCAAAGAATCCGCGCCTGATGCAACCCTATCGAACCTGGGACCGAATGTCCGCGGACAAACAACAGGAGTATCTCATAAGCGCGGAGAAGGTGCTGGACAGTCTCTAA